A genomic stretch from Oreochromis aureus strain Israel breed Guangdong linkage group 17, ZZ_aureus, whole genome shotgun sequence includes:
- the LOC116332107 gene encoding pleckstrin homology domain-containing family A member 5-like isoform X3 has product MEVRARLARSRALQPIPVVKQSSKLDMAADPQPDWLSCLPSSWSYGVTRDGRIFFINEEAKSTTWLHPVTGEAVITGHRKTPDLPTGWEEGYTFEGARCFIKYQGC; this is encoded by the exons ATGGAAGTGCGCGCGCGCTTGGCACGGAGCCGCGCACTCCAGCCCATACCCGTAGTAAAGCAAAGCTCCAAACTAGACATGGCGGCGGATCCTCAGCCGGACTGGCTCTCCTGCCTTCCCTCTTCTTGGAGTTATGGGGTGACTCGGGATGGACGCATATTCTTCATTAA CGAAGAAGCAAAGAGTACAACCTGGTTGCATCCAGTCACAGGAGAAGCTGTCATCACGGGGCACAGAAAAACCCCAG ATTTACCAACAGGATGGGAGGAAGGATATACATTTGAGGGAGCTCGCTGCTTCATCAA GTACCAAGGTTGCTGA
- the LOC116332107 gene encoding pleckstrin homology domain-containing family A member 5-like isoform X4 — protein MEVRARLARSRALQPIPVVKQSSKLDMAADPQPDWLSCLPSSWSYGVTRDGRIFFINEEAKSTTWLHPVTGEAVITGHRKTPDLPTGWEEGYTFEGARCFIKCL, from the exons ATGGAAGTGCGCGCGCGCTTGGCACGGAGCCGCGCACTCCAGCCCATACCCGTAGTAAAGCAAAGCTCCAAACTAGACATGGCGGCGGATCCTCAGCCGGACTGGCTCTCCTGCCTTCCCTCTTCTTGGAGTTATGGGGTGACTCGGGATGGACGCATATTCTTCATTAA CGAAGAAGCAAAGAGTACAACCTGGTTGCATCCAGTCACAGGAGAAGCTGTCATCACGGGGCACAGAAAAACCCCAG ATTTACCAACAGGATGGGAGGAAGGATATACATTTGAGGGAGCTCGCTGCTTCATCAA
- the LOC116332107 gene encoding pleckstrin homology domain-containing family A member 5-like isoform X5 produces MEVRARLARSRALQPIPVVKQSSKLDMAADPQPDWLSCLPSSWSYGVTRDGRIFFINEEAKSTTWLHPVTGEAVITGHRKTPDLPTGWEEGYTFEGARCFIK; encoded by the exons ATGGAAGTGCGCGCGCGCTTGGCACGGAGCCGCGCACTCCAGCCCATACCCGTAGTAAAGCAAAGCTCCAAACTAGACATGGCGGCGGATCCTCAGCCGGACTGGCTCTCCTGCCTTCCCTCTTCTTGGAGTTATGGGGTGACTCGGGATGGACGCATATTCTTCATTAA CGAAGAAGCAAAGAGTACAACCTGGTTGCATCCAGTCACAGGAGAAGCTGTCATCACGGGGCACAGAAAAACCCCAG ATTTACCAACAGGATGGGAGGAAGGATATACATTTGAGGGAGCTCGCTGCTTCATCAA